The sequence CCATGGATCCGGACCACCTCAACGGGGGCCAGGTCGCGTGAATGTGCCGCCAAGTCGGCCATCCGGCTCGCGCGTCGGTCGCCGATCACCGCCGTCTCGGGAACCAGTGGCTGGTCGCGCTCCAACCAGCTGTAGGTGTCGACGCCGAGGATCAGGGCCGCCGTCCGATCGACGGCCACGTGGCCGCGCGGGGCCATCTCGTCCAGGTACGCCGCCCATTCCGGCGGGATCGGAGATTCGTCTGCCACGCGCCGCATCGTGGATCAGAGGCCGTGCTCACCGACCGCAGGAGCGCGGACGCTGTGGACAACGGTGTGGCGACGGCGCCATGTGGACGCACAGTGGTTCGCGGCCGCCCCGTCGGCAGTGAAAGTGCGCCCCTTCGACGGCGACTCCGCGCCCCGTCGACGTCAGTTCAGCCGTTGACCTTGTCGATCACGTTCTCGGCGAACCACTCCAGGTGCTGGACCTTCTTCTCCAGCGGCTCGGTGTCCGGGCCCTTGATGTAGGGGAGTCGGAACCCGACGATGCAGTCGGTGACGCCGCGGTCCTCCATCCGCTTCGCGCCGTCGACGGTGAATGCGTCGTAGGAGATGACATGGGTCTCGAACGGCTTGTCCGCGAGGCCCTCCTCCTTCTTGATCTCGTCGAGTCGGTCGAGCAGGCGGGCGAGCTCCTCGCCGTCGCCGCCGGCGTGCATCCAGCCGTCACCCTTCAGCACCGCGCGTCGCAGGGCTGCGTCGCTGTGGCCGCCGATGAGGAGCGGGATCGGCTCCGTCGGCGCCGGGGTCATCTTGGTGGCGGCGATGTCGTAGAACTCGCCGTGGTACTCGAAGTACTCACCCGACGTCAGTCCACGCAGGATGTCGATCTGCTCGTCCATCCGCTTGCCACGCGCCGCCCACGGGACGCCCATGAGCTCGAAGTCCTCGGGCCAGGGGGAGAGGCCGATGCCGAGACCGAGTCGGTTGTCCGACAGGTACGCGATGGACATCGCCTGTTTGGCGACCAGCGCCGGAGGGCGTACGGCCAGCTTCAGCACGAACGGCAGGAACCGGATCTTCGTGGTCACGCTCGACATCGCGGCGGCCAGGGTGAAGGTCTCGATGAACGCCTTGTCCTCGAGGAACTCGCGGTCACCGGTGTCGGTGTACGGGTACTTCGAGTCCGACTCCTTGGGGTACGCGAGCGAGTCCGCCAGCGTGATGGAGTGATAGCCCGCGTTCTCGGCGGCCTGCGCCAGCGGGATGTAGAAACGGGGGTCGGTCAGCGCCTCGGCATAGGTGAATCGCACGGAAGCGACTCTAGAACACGTTCTAGTTTTGCGGTAGCCTCCTCTTCATGAGCGACACCGCCACCGACCAGATCGAGCTACCCGCGTACGTCGTCTGGAACGCGCCGAACGGCGATCATCCGGCCCGTCGTGCCTCTCAGCGTTCCTACTCCGCCGTGGGCACCGGTGTGCTCGCGGAGTGGTTGAAGGTGTACGCGGAGGACGCGGTCATCGAGGACCCGGTGGGCCCGTCCTGGTTCGACCCGGAGGGCAAGGGCCACCACGGCCACGCCGGGATCAGCGCGTTCTGGGACAAGGCGATCGCGCCGATCGAGTCGTTCATCTTCACCATCACCGACTCGCACGCGTGCGGGAACTCCTGCGCCAACATCGGAACGATCACCACCCGTTTCCCGGACGGCACTCTGGTCGACACCGACCTGGTGATGATCTACACCGTCAACGACGAGGGCCGGGTGGCCTCCATGCGCGCGTACTGGGAAGCCGAGCGCGCGATGACCACCATGCGGAAGGCGTGACATGAAGTTCCAGCACACCAACACCTACGCCGCCCCGATCGAGCGCGTACGCGCGATGCTCAACGACCCGGCGTTCCGCGAGCAGGTCGCGACCCGTGTGGGTGCGCTCTCGTGCTCGGCAGCGTTTGGCAACGGGAAGCTCGTCGTTCGCGAGGAGCAGCCTGTCCAGGGCGTACCGGCCTTTGCCAAGAAGTTCGCTGGTGGCGCCACCACCGTGATTCATACCGAAATCTGGGACGAGGCGGGCACCTCGGCGACGATCACCCTCGAGACCCCCGGCAAACCGATCACCCAGGCCGGCAGCGTGGCATTGACCGAGGCCGCCGGCGTGACGACCCACAGCTACACCCTTGAGGTGTCCGCGTCGGTCCCGCTGATCGGCGGCAAGCTCGAGAAGCTCGTCGCGGATCTGACCACCGCAGGGCTCGTCACCGAGGGCCAGGTCGGCGCCGAATGGCTCGCCTCGCACTCCTGACGTACCACTTTCACACTCGCTCGACTCCTGAAGGACCCCCATGTCTGAGGCCCTGATCTACGACGTTGTCCGCACACCACGGGGCAAGGGGAAGGTCGGTGGCGGGCTCAACACCGTGAAGCCGATCGACCTGGTCACCGGGCTGATCGACGCAGTCCGCGACCGCAACCCAGGGCTCGACCCCGAGGCGATCGACGACCTGATCGTCGGTGTGGTCAGCCCGTTCGGCGACCAGGGCGGTGTCCTGGCCAAGACCGCGGCGATCGCGGCCGGCCTGCCGGACACCACGTCGGGCGTGCAACTCAACCGGATGTGCGCCTCGGGCCTCGAGGCGGTCAATCAGGCTGCTGCGCGGGTGCGCGGCGGCTGGGAGGACCTGATCCTCGCCGGCGGCGTCGAGTCGATGTCGCGCGTACCGATGGGCACCGTCGGCAGCGCGTGGTCGCAGGACCCGGCCACCGCCTGGCAGACCGACTTCGTGCCCCAGGGCATCGGCGCCGACCTGATCGCCACGGTCGAGGGCTGGAGCCGTGAGGACGTCGACGCGTACGCGGTCCAGTCACAGGCCCGCGCCGCGAAGGCGCAAGCGAATGACTACTTCGCCAAGTCGCTCATCCCGGTCCGCGACATCAATGGCCACGTCGT comes from Nocardioides baekrokdamisoli and encodes:
- a CDS encoding TIGR03619 family F420-dependent LLM class oxidoreductase, producing MRFTYAEALTDPRFYIPLAQAAENAGYHSITLADSLAYPKESDSKYPYTDTGDREFLEDKAFIETFTLAAAMSSVTTKIRFLPFVLKLAVRPPALVAKQAMSIAYLSDNRLGLGIGLSPWPEDFELMGVPWAARGKRMDEQIDILRGLTSGEYFEYHGEFYDIAATKMTPAPTEPIPLLIGGHSDAALRRAVLKGDGWMHAGGDGEELARLLDRLDEIKKEEGLADKPFETHVISYDAFTVDGAKRMEDRGVTDCIVGFRLPYIKGPDTEPLEKKVQHLEWFAENVIDKVNG
- a CDS encoding nuclear transport factor 2 family protein, with protein sequence MSDTATDQIELPAYVVWNAPNGDHPARRASQRSYSAVGTGVLAEWLKVYAEDAVIEDPVGPSWFDPEGKGHHGHAGISAFWDKAIAPIESFIFTITDSHACGNSCANIGTITTRFPDGTLVDTDLVMIYTVNDEGRVASMRAYWEAERAMTTMRKA
- a CDS encoding DUF2505 domain-containing protein encodes the protein MKFQHTNTYAAPIERVRAMLNDPAFREQVATRVGALSCSAAFGNGKLVVREEQPVQGVPAFAKKFAGGATTVIHTEIWDEAGTSATITLETPGKPITQAGSVALTEAAGVTTHSYTLEVSASVPLIGGKLEKLVADLTTAGLVTEGQVGAEWLASHS
- a CDS encoding acetyl-CoA C-acetyltransferase, coding for MSEALIYDVVRTPRGKGKVGGGLNTVKPIDLVTGLIDAVRDRNPGLDPEAIDDLIVGVVSPFGDQGGVLAKTAAIAAGLPDTTSGVQLNRMCASGLEAVNQAAARVRGGWEDLILAGGVESMSRVPMGTVGSAWSQDPATAWQTDFVPQGIGADLIATVEGWSREDVDAYAVQSQARAAKAQANDYFAKSLIPVRDINGHVVLDRDEFVRPGTTLESLSPLKPSFAAMGAQGGYDFVALEKYHWLPGINHVHHSGNSSGIVDGAALVLIGSEKAGSDMGLTPRGRIVSAAVSGADPTIMLTGPAPASRKALAKAGLTVDDIDLFEINEAFASVAMRFMRDLDLDPEIVNVNGGAIAMGHPLGATGAMILGTVLDELERRDLRRGLVTLCIGAGMGIATIVERI